In Luteimonas viscosa, the genomic window GGCGGCGTGGCGGGGCGTCGGACATGCGCGGCATGATCCCGCCATCACGCACAAGCGCGCGTGATGGCGGTGCGGCGCGCCTTGCGACGCCGTGGCAGCGCTGCGCAGAAAAAGCGCGCGGGCATGTCCGGCAACTGAATCGCGCGCGTCGATCTCGGCGTATTTTCACCGCTGGCTCGCGGCGTGGTCGCCAGCATGGCCGCACCCGAACAAGACCCGGAGTTCGCGACATGAACATCAGACCGATCCACGCGATTGCCGCGGCGACACTTGCCCTCGCCACCACGGGCGCGGTGCAGGCACAGACTTACGGCGAGCAGGACGAAGGCCGCACGTTCAGCGACGGAAGCCGCGTGGTGTGCGAGGACGTCGAAGTCCGGCGCGGCAGCAAGGATCCCAACCGTATTGCCGGGACCGCGGCAGGTGCGGTGATCGGTGGCGTCGTCGGCAGCCAGATCGGCAGCGGCAAGGGGCGCGATCTGGCGACGGTGGGCGGTGCGATCGCGGGTGGCGCCGTCGGCCGCAAGGTGCAGGGCGATCGGCAGGAGGCGCGAGGCGATCGCGTGGTCGAGCGTCGCTGCGAGCGCGTCTGGCGCTGAGGCATGCTCGCAACCCGTGCTTGCGGCTTCGGGCACGTTCCGCTGCGCGGTGAGCTGAGGAACACCGGGTTCGTTCGTCAGCTCGACAGCGTCTGAACTCGACAGCGTCTGAAAATCTGCCACTTCGAGCGCAGCGAGAAGCGCTTTACAAGGGCGAAGCTGGGCAATCCATGCGCCTGATTTACCCTGGATTCCTCACTGCGTTCGGAATGACAATGCCGCGTTCGGAATGACAAGGCCGAATGACAAGGCCGCGTTCGGAATGACGATCCCGCATTGTTCAGGGATTCCCTGCAGGGCCGGCACTGCAGGTGTTCTTGGCGTGCTCGCCTACGCAGCCCGCGCCTTCCACGCCTTCAGCAGCTCGGCCTCGCGCTCGCGGCTGAGGCCGGCCTCGAGCTTCGCCTGGCGCTCGGCGGGGAGGCTGCGGAACCACGCCAGCAGATCCTGCACGGTGGTGGCCAGCGGGCGGAACGTCAGCCCGGCGGCGATCGCGCGCGAGTTGTCGACCGCGCCGTAGCCGCCGTAGGTCGCGTGGGTGCGCGACACCCAGATCGGCAGGCCGACCTCCTGCGCTTCCAGGAAATCGGCCGGCACATGGGTGAAGGTGGCGGGTCCGCCGGTGACCGCGTGGCAGCCATGCACCATCGCGTCCATGCCCAGCGCGTAGTCCGGGCCGCAGGCGTTGAAGGTGCCCGTCGTGCCCGCCTCGGCCAGGCGGATCATCCACTCGCCCAGGTCGCGGCCGTCGATGATCTGCACCGGATCGCGGCCGTCGCCGGGCACCAGCACTTCGCCGCCCTGGGCGATGCGGTGCGGCCAGTAGGTGAAGCGGTCGGTCCCGTCGCGCGGACCGACGATGTAGCCCGGTCGCACGATGGTGGTGCGCGGGCCGAACTGGCGGCGTGCCTCGGCCTCGCTCAGGGCCTTGAGCGGACCGTAGAGGTTGGCGATGTCGGCCATCAGGCTTTCGCGCGTTTCCGCCATCGCGTCGGCACCCTTGTAGGCGGCAAGCGGCGCGTCCTCGGTGATACCGGCCTTCGATCCGTCGGCATACACGGAGATGGTCGAGATGAAGAGGTAGTGCCCGACGTTGTCCTTCAGCACCTGGCCCGCGTCGCGCACCCAGAACGGCAGCGTGGTCGGATTGTCGATGCAGACATCCCACTTGCGGCCTTCCAGCGCCTGGAGGTCGCCGGTATTGCGGTCGCCGTGGAGCTGTTCCACTTCGCCCGGCCATTCCGGCGACGGGCTCTTGCCGCGG contains:
- a CDS encoding NAD-dependent epimerase/dehydratase family protein, whose protein sequence is MRTSRRDLFKLGALAAASAALPSLAATAAPAPVAKAARPLKILILGGTGFTGPFQVQYALARGHQVTLFNRGKSPSPEWPGEVEQLHGDRNTGDLQALEGRKWDVCIDNPTTLPFWVRDAGQVLKDNVGHYLFISTISVYADGSKAGITEDAPLAAYKGADAMAETRESLMADIANLYGPLKALSEAEARRQFGPRTTIVRPGYIVGPRDGTDRFTYWPHRIAQGGEVLVPGDGRDPVQIIDGRDLGEWMIRLAEAGTTGTFNACGPDYALGMDAMVHGCHAVTGGPATFTHVPADFLEAQEVGLPIWVSRTHATYGGYGAVDNSRAIAAGLTFRPLATTVQDLLAWFRSLPAERQAKLEAGLSREREAELLKAWKARAA
- a CDS encoding glycine zipper 2TM domain-containing protein, which encodes MNIRPIHAIAAATLALATTGAVQAQTYGEQDEGRTFSDGSRVVCEDVEVRRGSKDPNRIAGTAAGAVIGGVVGSQIGSGKGRDLATVGGAIAGGAVGRKVQGDRQEARGDRVVERRCERVWR